ACTATATCTCTAGTGAAACTACAATTCAAACGCCAGACGTCTTCACGACGCACCGAAACGActatagtaataaaacaaatataataaacactaatttaataatacttaccaACATAATCAGATACAACATCTGTCAAATTCGATGGGCCAGGTGTGGGGTCCGAATATATGTCAACTTCTGCGTTCATGGAATGGCctgaaattagaaaaaaaatatcctgAAATCTTATGACTATTATTGACATATGAGAATGACTGATGCGACATGAGCTCAAGTATCAATTatgtttaaacatgttttattttattttaattataatgtatataatagaatatctatgtatgtatataatagaatatctatgtatgtatataatagaatatctatactaatttaCTTCTTGTATGTAGATTTTATCGGTTACATAATTCAAACGATATTTTTGCACGATTGAAATCATCACTATATCTCTAGTGAAACTACAATTTAAACGCCAGACGTCTTCACGACGCACCGAAACGActatagtaataaaacaaatataataaacactaatttaataatacttaccaACATAATCAGATACAACATCTGTCAAATTCGATGGGCCAGGTGTGGGGTCCGAATATATGTCAACTTCTGCGTTCATGGAATGGCctgaaattagaaaaaaaatatcctgAAATCTTATGACTATTATTGACATATGAGAATGACTGATGCGACATGAGCTCAAGTATCAAAACGAGCAAtgtataattaggtattttgattttttaaattctcaatAATAGCATGGGATCTGCTGACGAGATGAAAGTCACAGCAAAGTAGGCGAAAGCTGCTTGTTCAAAGATAGGTTATGTGTGCATCACAGTATGACGAATAGAAACTTAAAAAGCGAGAAGCAGAGTTTTAAATGTTTAGAAATTAAAACGTTTTACCATtacctaaaaataatgttgGCACTGCATTTTGAGTCAAATAATGAGAAGGCAATCGGTAGCTTTTGTTAAAATGTCTACCACAAATtctgatttttttacaaatgtaaTCATCCCCTTTTTCTTGATCAGCTGGTTTAAGCACCGATTTCCATTGTTTGAATCGATCAATCTGTTCCAATTTCAATGAATTTGGATTTGGGAATTTGTGTAAAGGATctgaaatataataacattaaaaattatcaaatgtGATTATCactcaaaaaaagtgtaaattttccttaattttaCATTGCATATCAATAGGTACATTGCAAAAGAGTTTCGTAAggtattaataatgttataataaaattaaataatcataactgtatatatgtgtattttagtatcattgtaaattagtttttaaatgtgtagatataataaataatatagcttTCATATCGAGACCAATCAAAACTTTCATATCAAATTATTAAGGAAATACAAGTATAGCCTACATAGTCTGAGTCCTACAATCTACAGATATATACTCAtgttaacaaaatgaaataaagttatgtaaacaaatataaaatttggaATCGGAAAACATGTCTTACCGTTATCATTACAGGAACAACCAAAATAGCACTTGTTAAAAGTTTTTTgcgacattttgttttgaaaccCAAATCGAGAAAGAAAAATCAGAAGTCCGTTGTCGTAGCCAGGTCAAACGTAAATGCAGCAAACAAAGTCCAAATACACAGAATCAAGTCACAAAATTATTACGGATCTCAGAAAGTCCAGATTTACAAAGCCAAGTCGTAGAAAATTAATACGGGAACACGGTAGTAACAGGAACTCAAACAGCGCAAAACAATAATGGCGGCAGAAACTCAGAAAAGTTTCAAAAGGTAATTCCTAGTATTGCCATGT
The sequence above is a segment of the Spodoptera frugiperda isolate SF20-4 chromosome 21, AGI-APGP_CSIRO_Sfru_2.0, whole genome shotgun sequence genome. Coding sequences within it:
- the LOC118268572 gene encoding uncharacterized protein LOC118268572 isoform X7; translated protein: MSQKTFNKCYFGCSCNDNDPLHKFPNPNSLKLEQIDRFKQWKSVLKPADQEKGDDYICKKIRICGRHFNKSYRLPSHYLTQNAVPTLFLGHSMNAEVDIYSDPTPGPSNLTDVVSDYVEPAPIYCTPEKRRSMSYMSKY